One window of the Deltaproteobacteria bacterium genome contains the following:
- the fliI gene encoding flagellar protein export ATPase FliI: MIALDLASYREIVQEASVLQASGTVARVTGLLIEADGPATRLGGLCEIFPSSGDEPIRAEVVGFREHKILLMPFSSSLGIGPGDRITAMQSVGTVRVGPQLLGRVINGFGNVIDGGEELSCREEALLHTLPLNPLSRKRIREPLDLGIRALNGLLTCGKGQRLGILAGSGVGKSILLGMIARYTRAEINVIALIGERGREVREFIEKDLGPEGLKRSVVVVATSDQSPLLRIRAAYAATAIAEYFRDRGRDVNLMMDSVTRFAMAQREIGLAVGEPPTTKGYTPSVFALLPKLLERAGTCSGKGTITGLYTVLVEGDDMNEPIADATRAILDGHIVLSRALAAQDHYPAIDVLSSKSRVMIDVVDPEHRALANRMIATLATYKNAEDLINIGAYVSGSNPKIDEAIGKIDAIQAYLQQGIGEQVVLDESVAGLRKIFT, encoded by the coding sequence ATGATTGCTCTCGACCTGGCATCCTACAGGGAAATTGTACAGGAGGCGTCCGTTCTTCAGGCCAGCGGCACGGTTGCCCGTGTGACCGGACTCTTGATCGAAGCCGATGGTCCGGCGACCCGGCTTGGGGGACTGTGCGAGATCTTCCCAAGCAGTGGAGACGAACCGATCCGAGCGGAGGTCGTCGGATTCCGGGAGCATAAGATTCTCTTGATGCCTTTCAGCTCGAGCCTCGGGATTGGTCCGGGCGACCGGATTACCGCCATGCAGTCGGTCGGGACGGTGCGGGTGGGACCGCAACTGTTGGGCCGCGTGATCAATGGTTTTGGAAACGTGATCGATGGGGGGGAAGAACTTTCCTGCCGGGAGGAGGCCTTGCTCCATACATTGCCCCTGAATCCCCTGTCTCGCAAACGGATCCGGGAACCCCTCGATCTTGGAATTCGTGCGCTCAACGGGTTGCTTACCTGCGGAAAAGGACAGCGTCTCGGGATTCTGGCCGGAAGCGGCGTCGGGAAGAGTATTCTTCTCGGGATGATCGCCCGGTATACCCGTGCGGAGATCAATGTCATTGCCCTGATCGGCGAGCGGGGGAGGGAGGTCCGTGAATTCATTGAGAAAGACCTGGGCCCGGAAGGGTTGAAGCGTTCGGTCGTGGTGGTCGCTACCTCCGACCAGTCCCCTCTCCTTCGTATCCGGGCGGCCTATGCGGCGACGGCCATCGCAGAGTATTTCCGGGACCGGGGCCGTGATGTCAACCTGATGATGGATTCCGTGACCCGGTTTGCCATGGCGCAGCGTGAAATCGGACTGGCCGTGGGGGAACCGCCGACGACGAAAGGATATACCCCGTCCGTTTTTGCACTGCTTCCCAAATTGCTCGAACGCGCCGGGACCTGTTCGGGCAAAGGGACCATTACCGGTCTCTATACCGTTTTGGTGGAAGGGGATGATATGAATGAGCCGATTGCCGATGCGACCCGGGCGATCCTGGACGGGCATATTGTTCTTTCCCGGGCACTGGCGGCACAGGATCATTATCCTGCAATCGACGTTCTCAGCAGTAAAAGTCGGGTCATGATCGATGTGGTGGACCCGGAACACCGGGCACTGGCAAACCGGATGATTGCGACACTGGCTACTTATAAGAATGCCGAAGACTTGATCAATATCGGTGCCTATGTAAGCGGCAGCAATCCGAAAATAGATGAAGCCATCGGAAAGATTGATGCCATTCAGGCCTATCTTCAGCAAGGGATCGGTGAACAGGTTGTTCTGGACGAAAGTGTGGCCGGCCTGAGAAAAATATTTACGTAA
- the fliJ gene encoding flagellar export protein FliJ codes for MYRFRFESVLRYRQQAMDQVRREFSELQRKLVTEYSRLDLLEQTGREYARLFHERQGEGIAIREVGLFQSFFHRLHFETDAQRKKLYSLNQRVEGKRQELLDASKKKKVLERLREVEEDQYREEERKREQRQYDEIAVNKITRAQAIWRAPGTDEDLVRTGEKGER; via the coding sequence ATGTATCGTTTTCGATTTGAGTCGGTTCTGCGATACCGGCAACAGGCCATGGACCAGGTCCGAAGGGAGTTCTCCGAGCTGCAACGAAAACTGGTCACGGAATATTCCCGGCTCGATCTGCTCGAACAGACCGGGCGGGAGTATGCCCGGCTCTTCCATGAACGACAGGGGGAGGGAATCGCGATCCGGGAAGTCGGCCTGTTTCAATCTTTCTTCCATCGGCTCCATTTCGAGACGGATGCCCAGCGAAAAAAACTTTATTCCTTGAACCAGCGTGTCGAAGGCAAGCGGCAGGAACTGCTCGATGCTTCGAAGAAAAAAAAAGTTCTGGAGCGTCTCCGTGAAGTTGAAGAAGATCAGTATCGTGAAGAAGAGCGAAAACGGGAGCAGCGTCAATATGATGAAATTGCCGTGAACAAGATTACCCGGGCACAGGCGATCTGGAGGGCGCCCGGGACGGATGAAGATCTCGTCCGGACCGGGGAGAAGGGAGAGAGATGA